The bacterium Unc6 genome includes a window with the following:
- a CDS encoding 50S ribosomal protein L17, giving the protein MRHRKDNKRLSRTTGHRTAMVRNMATSLFENEKITTTVQKAKFSRRFIEKLITFGKKNTLAARRMTEKMLGKKNIVHMLFSEVAPLFANRQGGYTRIVKSKFRAGDGAQLCVFELVEKRQKSIEQPEQAVDKKTVEKHPTQPTEEKKGAIKKIKRIFHRK; this is encoded by the coding sequence ATGAGACATAGAAAGGATAATAAAAGACTTTCACGCACCACAGGACATAGAACAGCAATGGTAAGAAATATGGCAACCAGCCTTTTTGAAAATGAAAAAATTACAACAACTGTTCAGAAGGCAAAATTTTCAAGAAGGTTTATTGAAAAACTCATAACATTTGGAAAAAAAAATACACTTGCTGCAAGAAGAATGACTGAAAAAATGCTTGGTAAAAAAAACATTGTCCATATGCTTTTTAGTGAAGTTGCGCCCTTATTTGCCAATAGACAGGGAGGATATACAAGAATTGTAAAAAGCAAATTCAGGGCAGGTGATGGGGCACAATTATGTGTATTTGAACTTGTAGAAAAAAGGCAGAAGTCTATTGAACAGCCAGAGCAGGCTGTAGATAAGAAGACTGTAGAAAAACATCCCACTCAACCTACAGAAGAAAAAAAAGGTGCAATTAAAAAAATAAAGAGAATATTCCACAGAAAATAG
- a CDS encoding RNA polymerase sigma factor RpoD yields MKKHLVNTEFIPEEEKTKDIDKLIHIGKQKGFLTYDELNDILPHDVTSADEIDEIFSMLNHENIEVLPAHGISHIEEGVSHIPVPLEELALKEDPIRLYLRQMGQIPLLTREQEIRIAKEIEEAENLLCETVLGSKTAKIEILALSQAILNFEISSEGMLNKDSKVIRSKLFKNLPRIVGWLKRAEHRKTIFNIVTQIGIAKHIVEKITNEILTSCCMLEKIQESVERTKSRSVYNKLKKEQRPILKNIGCSSVKEAQEWANVIKQRFENYKKTKRDLIEANLRLVVSIAKKYVNRGLTFLDLIQEGNIGLIKAVEKFEYRRGFKFSTYATWWIRQAITRSIADQARTIRIPVHMTETINKLNKAARALLQEYGCEPAEKEIADQMKVPVEKVRGILKVSQEPISLHTPVGEDGNTHFEDFIEDKKAISPASATVSSMLKEEIQSVLSTLNERERKILELRFGLYDGLPKTLEDVGLIFNVTRERVRQIEAKALRKLKHPTRSRRLRSFFEVAVGELKSL; encoded by the coding sequence ATGAAAAAACATTTAGTCAATACAGAGTTTATACCAGAGGAAGAAAAAACAAAGGATATAGATAAACTTATACACATAGGGAAACAAAAGGGATTTCTTACATATGACGAACTAAATGATATTCTGCCACATGATGTAACATCAGCAGATGAGATAGATGAAATATTTTCAATGTTAAACCATGAAAATATAGAGGTCCTGCCCGCGCATGGAATATCTCATATTGAAGAAGGAGTCTCACACATACCTGTTCCTCTTGAAGAACTTGCTCTAAAAGAAGACCCTATAAGACTATATCTTCGTCAGATGGGGCAGATACCCCTTTTGACACGGGAACAGGAGATAAGGATAGCAAAAGAGATTGAAGAAGCAGAAAACCTTTTATGCGAAACTGTGTTGGGCTCAAAAACTGCAAAAATAGAAATACTGGCACTTTCACAGGCTATTCTTAACTTTGAGATATCCTCGGAAGGAATGTTGAACAAAGATTCAAAAGTAATTCGTTCAAAGCTTTTTAAAAATCTTCCCAGGATTGTAGGTTGGCTTAAAAGAGCTGAACACAGGAAAACAATATTTAATATAGTAACCCAGATTGGCATTGCAAAACACATTGTTGAAAAGATTACAAACGAAATACTTACAAGTTGTTGTATGCTAGAAAAAATACAAGAATCCGTTGAAAGAACAAAAAGTCGGTCTGTTTATAATAAACTGAAAAAAGAACAAAGACCAATACTTAAAAATATCGGTTGTTCTTCTGTAAAAGAAGCGCAAGAATGGGCAAACGTTATAAAGCAGAGATTTGAAAATTATAAAAAAACAAAAAGAGACCTTATAGAAGCAAACCTCAGACTTGTTGTAAGTATTGCAAAAAAATATGTAAACAGAGGACTTACATTTCTTGACCTTATACAGGAAGGCAATATAGGACTTATAAAGGCGGTTGAAAAGTTTGAATATAGGAGAGGTTTTAAGTTTTCAACATATGCAACATGGTGGATAAGACAGGCTATAACCCGTTCAATTGCAGATCAGGCAAGAACCATCAGAATACCTGTTCATATGACAGAAACAATAAACAAACTCAATAAAGCGGCAAGGGCCCTTCTTCAGGAATACGGTTGTGAACCAGCAGAAAAAGAGATTGCAGATCAAATGAAGGTCCCGGTTGAAAAAGTAAGAGGGATATTAAAGGTTTCACAGGAACCCATATCACTGCATACACCTGTCGGAGAAGATGGGAATACACATTTTGAAGATTTTATTGAAGATAAAAAGGCTATTTCACCTGCAAGTGCAACAGTATCTTCTATGTTAAAAGAAGAGATACAGAGTGTTCTTTCAACCTTGAATGAAAGAGAAAGAAAGATTCTTGAATTGAGATTCGGTTTGTATGATGGACTTCCAAAAACCCTTGAAGATGTTGGACTGATATTTAATGTAACAAGAGAAAGAGTAAGACAAATAGAAGCAAAGGCATTAAGGAAACTCAAGCATCCTACAAGAAGCAGAAGACTGCGCAGTTTTTTCGAAGTAGCCGTTGGGGAACTAAAATCATTGTGA
- a CDS encoding NGG1p interacting factor NIF3, whose amino-acid sequence MDIKSLYQSAIKQGITWDPRGEKAVLTELDKVKKGYEKKDEDEKEFFDTESLYNPYSDTRILNGSPDTQIKRILVGIDIDTSEIILSYILSSTGKKIDAIISHHPQGCALAGLPEVMGLQADLLNTFGVPLHLADFYTSQRISEVSRKIMPVNHTKPVDAARLLNIPFLCIHTPADNAVWNFLQKKFDTVKPDTVGDVLKTLRQIPEYKEATKRKAGPKIITGSPDSRCGKIMVDMTGGTEGTMELYDRLSSAGVGTLVCMHLSEEHFKKVQEQKINVIIAGHIASDILGLNLLFDAILPKDIETMCCSGFKRNYEN is encoded by the coding sequence ATGGACATCAAATCTCTCTATCAGTCTGCTATAAAACAGGGCATCACATGGGATCCGAGAGGCGAAAAGGCTGTATTAACCGAACTGGATAAAGTAAAAAAAGGATATGAAAAAAAAGATGAGGATGAAAAGGAGTTTTTTGATACAGAATCTCTTTATAATCCTTATTCTGACACACGCATCCTGAATGGAAGTCCTGATACACAAATTAAAAGAATACTTGTAGGGATTGATATTGATACATCAGAAATTATTCTTTCATATATTCTGTCCAGTACAGGGAAAAAAATAGACGCAATTATTTCACATCATCCGCAGGGCTGCGCTCTTGCCGGATTGCCGGAGGTAATGGGACTTCAGGCAGATTTATTAAACACATTTGGTGTTCCACTACACCTTGCCGATTTTTATACAAGTCAGAGGATATCGGAGGTTTCAAGAAAAATTATGCCTGTAAATCATACAAAGCCGGTTGATGCCGCAAGGTTATTGAACATCCCGTTCTTGTGCATTCATACGCCTGCTGATAATGCGGTATGGAATTTTTTACAAAAAAAATTTGATACAGTAAAACCGGATACCGTCGGTGATGTGCTTAAAACATTAAGACAAATACCTGAGTACAAAGAAGCAACAAAAAGAAAAGCCGGTCCAAAAATTATTACCGGAAGCCCCGATTCAAGGTGCGGCAAAATTATGGTTGATATGACGGGCGGAACAGAGGGAACGATGGAACTTTATGACAGGCTTTCAAGCGCAGGTGTTGGAACACTTGTGTGTATGCACCTAAGCGAAGAACATTTTAAAAAGGTTCAAGAACAGAAGATAAATGTCATTATTGCCGGTCATATTGCAAGTGATATTCTTGGTTTAAATTTATTGTTTGATGCTATCTTACCAAAAGATATAGAGACAATGTGTTGCTCAGGTTTCAAGAGAAATTATGAGAATTGA
- a CDS encoding 3-isopropylmalate dehydratase large subunit (catalyzes the isomerization between 2-isopropylmalate and 3-isopropylmalate in leucine biosynthesis) → MTIAEKILSNHSGKRLRAGDIAICGVDFCFSQDGTSSLVIDSFKKLDLSLAMKNKFAMVIDHSAPSPNLGVSTVHKKMRDFASRTNSILYDVGCGVCHNVIPEQGHILPGDLVMGADSHTCTYGALNVFATGVGSTDLAVVLGTGKNWFKVPESVRVRLEGNLQKGVYSKDVILYIAGKLGVDSCTYQSIEFEGPAISDMSIEARFTIANMGVELGCECALMQADDSTIEWTSKHSKRKPRPVFPDKNARYVQEYVYNVKDIPPQIAKPHSVDNVCSIEEVLSLPIQVAYLGTCTNGRIEDLSIAAKILSGKKISKDVRFIIAPASKDIYIEAMEKGIIQIFVQAGAAIVTPGCGPCVGTHNGIPSDGENVISTANRNFKGRMGNPDAFIYLASPATVAASAIAGKIQDPRKIL, encoded by the coding sequence ATGACCATAGCTGAAAAGATTTTGTCAAACCATTCAGGGAAAAGATTACGGGCTGGCGATATTGCCATATGTGGTGTAGATTTTTGTTTTTCTCAGGATGGGACAAGTTCGCTTGTTATAGATTCTTTTAAAAAATTGGATTTAAGTTTAGCAATGAAAAATAAGTTTGCTATGGTTATAGACCATTCAGCTCCGAGTCCAAACTTGGGTGTTTCAACTGTTCATAAAAAGATGAGGGATTTTGCAAGCCGAACAAACTCTATATTGTATGATGTCGGGTGCGGTGTTTGTCACAATGTAATACCGGAACAAGGGCACATCTTGCCCGGAGATCTTGTTATGGGAGCAGACTCACATACCTGCACATATGGGGCGCTTAATGTTTTTGCAACAGGTGTGGGTTCTACCGACCTTGCAGTAGTTCTTGGCACGGGGAAAAACTGGTTTAAGGTCCCTGAGTCTGTAAGAGTAAGATTAGAGGGTAATCTTCAAAAAGGGGTTTATTCAAAAGATGTAATTCTTTATATTGCCGGAAAATTAGGAGTTGACAGTTGCACATATCAATCAATAGAGTTTGAAGGGCCTGCAATATCTGATATGAGTATTGAGGCAAGGTTCACCATTGCAAATATGGGCGTTGAACTTGGATGCGAGTGTGCACTTATGCAGGCAGATGACAGTACCATTGAATGGACTTCAAAGCATAGCAAAAGAAAACCAAGGCCTGTTTTTCCTGATAAGAATGCAAGGTATGTTCAGGAATATGTTTATAATGTCAAAGATATCCCCCCCCAAATTGCCAAACCCCATTCAGTAGATAATGTATGTAGTATTGAAGAAGTTTTAAGTCTACCTATTCAGGTTGCATACCTTGGAACCTGTACCAACGGCAGAATTGAAGACCTGTCTATTGCTGCAAAAATATTATCGGGTAAGAAAATTTCAAAAGATGTCCGCTTTATTATTGCTCCCGCATCAAAGGATATATACATAGAAGCAATGGAAAAAGGTATCATACAAATTTTTGTTCAAGCAGGCGCAGCAATTGTAACTCCTGGTTGTGGTCCTTGCGTTGGAACACATAACGGGATTCCTTCCGACGGAGAAAATGTCATATCAACCGCTAATAGAAATTTTAAAGGAAGAATGGGCAATCCAGATGCTTTTATATATCTTGCATCTCCTGCAACAGTTGCTGCCTCTGCAATAGCAGGTAAAATACAGGACCCAAGAAAAATTTTATAG
- a CDS encoding DNA primase — translation MRIDDRLIEDIRSRADIVQVISDCLLLKKSGRHFKTLCPFHKEKTPSFLVNPELQIFHCFGCGAGGNIFTFLMKYENIGFIEAVKKVAKYVSITIPENNSNIALLPIHKISKANQTAADYFQKMLYSSEGRIAHQYIKNRGATQKILEIFKIGYCGFNTEGLLEAGKKEALKSDDFELAGIIMKGQTNIWNMRFRNRLMFPIKDTQGNIVGFGGRSLDNSMDRPKYINSPQTPLYNKSKILYGLDVAKDKIRDKGFVLVVEGYMDMISVYQNGVGNVVASLGTSLTHDQIQALNRFTSKIVFSYDSDSAGQSATLRGLDIAISKGFKVNIMRLPENEDPDLFIQKQGKDKFLETVETSEDILDYRIRMARMKYPGHDLQDTLMVSNELLETIAQIENFVLRDLYITRLAEKLSISESAIRQQFAKISQKSQRIIPSDQSPTQISIAEKMFIGLALVFPCFRKNCKEQVPLNDIENQTVKDIFKLCIENEELCAASILGKIDEDKKGIISKIIQETSQIQDTEKAMKDTLNWFKKKKNRQNIIQSNIRLKEAHNKGEEESVKKIILDIEKLVKSKI, via the coding sequence ATGAGAATTGATGACAGACTGATTGAAGATATAAGGAGCAGGGCAGATATTGTTCAAGTGATTTCAGACTGTCTGCTGTTGAAAAAAAGCGGAAGGCATTTCAAAACATTATGCCCGTTTCATAAGGAAAAAACCCCTTCTTTTCTTGTCAATCCTGAACTTCAGATATTTCATTGTTTTGGATGCGGAGCGGGTGGGAATATATTTACATTCCTTATGAAATATGAAAATATTGGTTTTATAGAGGCAGTTAAAAAGGTCGCAAAATATGTCAGTATAACCATACCTGAAAATAATAGCAATATTGCCTTGTTACCCATACACAAAATTTCAAAGGCAAACCAGACCGCAGCAGACTATTTTCAAAAAATGCTTTATTCATCAGAAGGGAGAATAGCGCATCAGTATATAAAAAACAGAGGCGCCACACAAAAAATTCTTGAAATATTTAAGATAGGTTATTGTGGATTTAACACAGAAGGATTGTTAGAGGCTGGAAAAAAAGAAGCCCTTAAATCGGATGATTTTGAACTGGCAGGAATAATAATGAAAGGACAGACAAATATCTGGAATATGAGATTCAGAAACAGACTGATGTTCCCTATAAAAGATACGCAGGGCAACATTGTTGGATTTGGCGGAAGATCACTGGATAATTCCATGGACAGGCCCAAATATATTAACTCTCCGCAAACACCCCTATACAATAAAAGTAAGATACTGTATGGGCTTGATGTTGCAAAAGATAAGATAAGGGATAAGGGGTTTGTCCTAGTTGTTGAAGGTTATATGGATATGATAAGTGTGTATCAGAACGGGGTTGGCAATGTTGTTGCATCATTGGGAACATCTTTAACACATGACCAGATTCAGGCATTAAACAGATTCACATCAAAGATTGTATTCTCATATGATTCTGATTCGGCGGGGCAGTCTGCAACACTAAGAGGACTTGATATTGCAATATCCAAAGGCTTTAAGGTCAACATAATGAGGCTTCCTGAAAATGAAGACCCTGATTTATTTATACAAAAACAGGGGAAAGACAAATTTTTAGAAACCGTAGAAACCTCAGAAGATATACTTGACTATCGGATAAGAATGGCAAGGATGAAATATCCCGGACACGACCTTCAGGATACCTTGATGGTATCTAATGAATTATTAGAAACGATTGCGCAAATAGAAAATTTTGTTTTAAGAGATTTATACATAACAAGGCTGGCTGAAAAACTTTCTATAAGCGAATCTGCTATAAGACAACAGTTTGCTAAAATTTCCCAAAAATCCCAAAGGATTATCCCAAGTGACCAGTCACCTACACAAATCAGTATTGCAGAAAAGATGTTTATAGGTCTTGCTCTTGTATTTCCCTGCTTTCGTAAAAACTGCAAAGAACAGGTTCCCTTAAATGACATAGAAAACCAAACAGTTAAAGATATATTTAAGCTTTGCATTGAAAACGAGGAACTTTGCGCCGCCTCTATACTTGGAAAAATAGATGAGGATAAAAAAGGTATTATATCTAAGATTATTCAAGAAACAAGTCAGATTCAGGATACTGAAAAGGCGATGAAAGATACTCTAAACTGGTTTAAGAAAAAGAAAAATCGGCAAAATATTATACAATCCAATATAAGGTTAAAAGAGGCTCACAACAAAGGAGAAGAAGAAAGTGTTAAAAAAATTATTTTAGATATAGAAAAATTAGTTAAAAGCAAAATATAA
- a CDS encoding ribulose-phosphate 3-epimerase, which yields MQLCQGKCSPQEIKNSERVRKILVAPSILACDLSNIGKEIKKAETAGADLIHIDIMDGHFVPNLTFGPGIVKSIRPWTSLPLDVHLMIDNPERFIGPFADAGADFLGVHIEVCKGKRMAKTLKMIKDSGVKKTIVLNPNTNIKTVIPFLQNVQMVLFMTVFPGFGSQRFISSVLKKISFLRKLWDGLIEVDGGINEETARLCIDAGANVIVAGTYIFGNKNMGVAIKSLCSYNTS from the coding sequence ATGCAATTATGTCAGGGAAAATGTAGTCCACAAGAGATAAAGAACAGTGAGAGGGTGAGAAAAATATTGGTTGCTCCGTCCATACTTGCCTGTGATTTATCTAATATTGGTAAGGAGATAAAAAAAGCCGAAACAGCAGGGGCAGACCTTATACATATAGACATTATGGATGGACATTTTGTGCCTAATCTTACATTTGGACCGGGGATTGTTAAAAGCATCCGTCCTTGGACAAGTCTTCCACTTGATGTCCACCTGATGATTGATAATCCAGAAAGATTTATAGGGCCATTCGCAGATGCAGGGGCTGATTTTCTCGGCGTTCACATAGAGGTATGTAAAGGAAAAAGAATGGCAAAAACACTTAAAATGATAAAAGACAGTGGGGTAAAAAAAACCATAGTTCTAAATCCCAATACAAATATAAAAACAGTTATTCCTTTCTTGCAGAATGTTCAGATGGTTCTTTTTATGACAGTATTTCCGGGTTTTGGCAGTCAAAGATTTATATCCTCTGTCCTTAAAAAAATATCTTTTTTAAGAAAACTCTGGGATGGACTTATTGAAGTAGATGGTGGAATAAATGAAGAAACCGCAAGGCTTTGTATAGATGCGGGAGCAAATGTTATTGTGGCCGGAACATATATTTTTGGAAATAAAAATATGGGAGTTGCAATAAAAAGCTTATGTAGTTATAACACATCATAA